GATTTCCATGCAACCCGTCGAGCTGCATACTATGACGTTGTTTCCAAGAGCCTTCATGGCCTGACGCAAAGCCAATATTTCCCCACAACCCTGACAGGCGCGATGACCGGGCGAAAGAGGTTCCACCTCCGGCATGTTCTTGAGGTTAAACCCTTTGAAATCCTTTATAGCTTCTGCTGCGATTCCCATTTATTCCCTCACATTGATGATTTCATAAGGTACAGGTTTACCACCGTTGGTGGAGGCTTTTTCGACCATTTCCTCGAAGTTCTGCACGGTCACATCCCGACCGCCGAGACCGACGAAGAAGTTCCGGACGTTGGGGTGATGGTTCTGATCGAACAGAATCGATTTAACCTCGGCCGCAACAATGCCGGAATCTCCGCCGGAGAAGTTCATGGCGCGATCCAGCACAACCAGGTTCTTGGCTCCCTTGACCGCATCGAAAAGTTCCGGACCGGGGAACGGCCTCCAGAGGCGAATACGAGCGAGACCCACCTTCTTGCCCTGGGACCGCAAATGGTCAACCGCCGTCATGGCCGTTTCTGAAATACTGCCCATGCTGATGATGATGGTTTCGGCGTCTTCGGTTTTGTAGGTTTCAACCGGCTTGTAGTAACGGCCGAACTTATCGCCGAATTCCTTCCAGGCTTCAATGATGACGGCCTTGGAATTCCTCAGGGCCTGATCCTGGGCCATCTTGGCTTCGGTGTAAATGTCGGGCATGCCCACAGGACCAAAGGTCACGGGCTTGGAGGGATCCAACCGCAAGACAGGCTTGTAAGGAGGCAGGTACGCATCCACCTCAGCCTTATCCGGCATATTCATGGGTTCGATCATGTGGCTCAGGGTGAACCCATCCAGGTTTACCTGTACGGGAAGCAGAACACGATGGTCTTCAGCTACCTTGAAGGCATGAAAGGTCAGGTCGATCACTTCCTGACCGTTTTCAGCAATGGTCTGGATCCAGCCGGTGTCGCGGGACATCATCAGGTCGGCATGGTCATTCCAGATGCTGATGGGGGCACTCAGCGCGCGGTTGGCCACCGTCATCACGATGGGCAGGCGCATGCTGGAAGCGATATAACAAATTTCAGACATCAGGGCATAACCCTGAGAACTCGTAGCCGTAAAGGTACGCGCTCCGGCAGCGGAGGACCCGATACAGCAGCTCATGGCGCTGTGTTCGGATTCGACGGGGATGAATTCGGCATCCAAGTGTCCGTCGGCAACCAGTTCAGAGAGGTGTTCCACGATGTGAGTCTGAGGAGTGATAGGATATGCTGCAATCACATCAACATTAGCCAGAGCTACGGCCTCAGCAGCAGCTATTGAGACTTCTACCCCAATCCGCTTGCCCATAATCAATCACCCTCCTGAACCATTGTAATACAACTTACGGGGCACTCTTTGGCGCAGATCCCGCAGCCTTTGCAGTAGAACAGATTCGCTTCGTAGTAGCCCTCTGCGTTCTTCTTGTAAACCATATCAGGGCAGAAAATGTAGCACTGACCACATTTCGTGCATTTGTCATAATCCGTAACGGGGCGCATGGACCGCCAGTCACCGGTCCTCAACTCACCGGCGCTACCGGGTTTCGTAACCGCAACACCCAGCTCCAACTCTTTCCAGCTCATGATACCAGTTTCTTTAGCCACCGATTATCCCTCCACCACAGTTTCTTCGAAGGCGCGCGTACAGGCCTTGATGTTCTTTTCGGCAATGGGACCAAAGCGATGCTCGATGGGGCCGCGCAGGCCGTCCATGGAGATCAGGCCCGTAGCTTTCAATAGAGCCCCCAGCATCGTCGTATTCGTGATGGGAACCCGCATGGTCTCTACGGCAATCTTGGAAGCATCCACAAGGGCCAGACGAGCCTTGATGCCCGTTTCCTTGCGCACTTCTTCTGCGGTTTTGGTCGTATTGAGGATCACAATACCACCCTCTTTGAGCCCGGCTTCAACATTTACAATCTTCAGGATGGTAGGATCCAGAACGATTACGATGTTCGGTTCGTACACTTTTTCCCGAGTGCGAATGGGAGTGTCGCTCACACGCACAAATGCCATAACCGGGGCGCCACGGCGTTCTGGGCCAAAGCTCGGAAATGCTTGTGCAAACTTCCCCTCTCCAATCGCGGCTAGGGCTGTTAGCTCTGCTGAAGTAACGGCCCCTTGGCCTCCGCGTCCATGAAATCGAATTTCAACCATGATTCGTCTCTCCACACTCAACGTTCCAGGTCAATGCGCTCACCAGTAAGAAGCCCTTCATCATTTTCAACTCGAGCATACTATCGGCGAACAAAAGTAGGGACTCTATATCTACCAATCGCGGGTTTTATAGCAGCACTGTACAAAAAAGGTCAAGGCGTTTTCCAGTTTTTTTTGACCTAAAGTGCAATTTCTCACAAAAAAAGGATAAACTAGATGCCCATTTAGAGCCTATCCGAAAACCTACCTCGGCAGCGACACCCTCCTTTAATTCCCCCCTCGAGGGGGACCAAGGGGGGGTGTCGCAAAATCCACAGATGGCTTCCGGGTAGGTACTTAGCGGAGGGGTTCCACCCCATGCCGGTGTCCCCCAGAGGTTTTCTGAAAATGCACCTTCGGGATGAAAACCCGGTGCATCAGAATTCCTGCCTCCCTTTCAACGCCCGCTCCATGGTGATGCGATCGGTATATTTGAGGTCCCCTCCCATGGGTATTCCGTAGGCGATGCGGGAAATCCTCAAAGGACGGTCTTTCAGGAGCTTTACCAGATAGTGCGCCGTCGCTTCCCCTTCGCTGCTGGGATTTGTTGCAATGATGATTTCCTTGATGTTTTCCGTATCCAGCCGTTTCAAAAGCTCCTTGATGCGGATGTCGTCCGGACCTATGGCGTCCAGAGGGGCCAGAACCCCCTGCAGAACATGATAACGCCCTTTGAAGGCCCCCGACTGTTCGACGGCAAGGAGGTCCGCGGTGCTTTCCACCACGCAGATCACTCCCGTATCCCGGGCAGGGTCCCTGCAGATGGAACAGAGCTCTTCATCCGTGAAGTGAAAACACCTGGAGCATGTGTGCACCTGGCTTCTCATCTGCAGAATCCCTTCGGCAATGGCTTCGGCCTCTTCTTTGGGGCACTGCAGGAGAAACATGGCGATCCGTGTGGCGCTTTTCTCCCCCAGACCGGGAAGCTTGCTCAGCCTGCGGATGAGTTGGGTCAAAACGGGCGGATAAGCATTGAGACTCATGTACTTTTGCCTTCACTCTCCCTATGCGGCGCACTTTCCAGCGGCAGGTCCCATACGGAAGTCCCCCGCAAGCTGCCCGCAATGGCCGGGTCGGACACCGTTAAAAGAGTCCAGGGATTTTCAAGCCGGGAATATTCAGCCCTCCGGCAAGCTTGCCCATCTCACCGGCAGCCATTTCCTGGGATTTCCGCAGACCGTCGTTGACCGCCGCCACCACCAGGTCTTCCAGCATTTCTACATCCTGGGGGTCCACCACCTGAGGGTCGATTTTCAAACTCACCACTTCCTGACGCCCATTGACAACAACGGTAACCATGCCGCCCCCGGCCGAAGCTTCAACCGTTTTCGCAGCCAATTCTTCCTGCATTTTGGCCATCTTGTCCTGTAATGCCTTAACCTGTTGCATGGGGTTAAACCCTTTAGCCATGATTTTTCCTCCTTGGAAACAATAAAAAAGACAACCCGGCACGCTTTAGAACCTATCCAGAAACCACCTGTGGACTTTGCGACACCCCCCTTAGTCCCCCCTTGAGGGGGGAATTAAAGGGGGGTGTCGCAAAGTCCACAGGTGGTTTCTGGATAGGCTCTTAAAAGCGGAACATTTCCATGAATCCACAGCACTTGGAATGCATCAGTCTTTCGACTCTTCCGGTGACTTTTCCGGCTTTTCCGCCTTCAGACGTCGAATATCCACCAGTTCCCCCCCCAGAATCTCCAGCGCCTGCATGACCATGGGATGTTCCATCACTTTCCTTTTGAAATTCGGCCTGGATGACTTCCGGGAAGAGGCCTCACCCGTTTCACCTTCCGGGGATGTCTTCCTGTGTATGACCCACTGAAACTCCTGCCCGAAAAAATCGAGCGCCACCCTGGTCAGGCGAGCCCGGGATTTGGGGTCTTTGAACGTATCTTCAAAGATTTCCAAAACCTCCAATTCCAACGTCGCGCCGTTTCCCGGCGAAGCATGACTGTCTTTCAATTTGGCGGCAAGAATCGCATCACTTGTCTGAAGCCACTGCAGGAAATCGAGCCAGCGGCCCGCCGCTTCTTCGGCGGTCACTTCCCTTCCACTTCGAGCCGTCCCGGGAGGGGGCTCGGGAACCATGGGCGGTTCGGGAATATCCCTTGCAACGGCGGGGAATTCAGGCGGAAAGATCTCTTCCGGTTCGCGGAGCGCAGAAGGCGAAGGAGCGGAGTGCACGCTCACAGAGCCGGGTGTGGACCTCACCGTATCCCGCCCCTCTTCACTCAAACGCCCTTCCAGGAGCGTGATTTTTTCCAATACCTTTTCCAGGGATTCGAGGCGCGGCAACTGAGAGAGGCGTAAAAGGAGCATTTCCAGAGTGATTCGGGGCAGAGTGGATCGCCGAATTTCTTCCTCTCCCTTTAAAAGCATCTGGAAATAGAGATAAAGAGATTCAGGCGTTGTCTTGGCAACCTCGGCCGCCAAGTATTCCCTTTCTTCTCCGGGCAAATCCAGTTGCGACCGCATCTCCCCTCCTTCCAGTGCCAGAAACAGGAGATTTCTGAAATGATCGCACAACTGCTGGCAGAAACGCCGGCTGTCGATGCCCCTGCGATGCAGTTCGCCAACCACATCGAGGCAATCCCTCACATTCCCGTCCAAAATCGCCTTTCCCACCCGGTGGACACTACGCCGATCCACAACCCCCAGGACGTCCAGAATTTCTTCATCGCTCAACCCGTCACCGCTGAAAGCCAGGAGCTGCTCTAAAAGGCTCTGCGCATCCCGCATGCTCCCATCGGCTTCACGCGCCACGGCATAAAGCACCCCATCGGAAAGCCGGGCATGTTCCTGCTCGGCTATATCCTTCAGGTGCGAAACGAGAAGCTGCGTAGGAATCCGGCGAAAATCAAACCGCTGACAGCGGCTCAATATGGTGGACGGAATCTTGTGGGGTTCAGTGGTTGCAAAAATGAACAGCACATGTTCCGGAGGCTCTTCCAATGTCTTGAGCAGCGCATTGAACGCCTCGGAAGTCAGCATATGCACTTCATCGATGATATAGATTTTGTAGCGGCTCTTGGCAGGGCGATAGCGCACGGTTTCGCGCAGTTCCCGAATGCTGTCGATGCCCCGGTTGGATGCGCCGTCGATCTCAAGAACGTCTACCGCATTCCCCTGGGTGATTTCACGACAATTGGAACATACATTGCAAGGAGCTAAAGCCTTTTCCGCTTCGCAATTGAGCGTCTTGGCCAGAATCCGCGCCACCGAAGTCTTACCCACTCCCCGGGCACCCGTAAACAAATAGGCATGTGCAATGCGATTGGACCGGACGGCATTTTGGAGGGTTCTTGTGACATGAGGCTGCCCGATGACCTCTTCAAAGGTCTGGGGGCGCCACTTTCGCGCGATTACAAGATAAGACATGAGCCCATTGATTATATCTTCTGAGGGGAAAAGATTTGCAGCGGTGGATCATATGAACCGGGCCTAACCATCGGCGAACCACCCCTTTACAGTGGGAAACAGCACTGAGGAATTTGTTGAACTGGCGGAGAGAGAGGGATTCGAACCCTCGGTACGCCTTTTGGGCATACACACGATTTCCAGTCGTGCTCCTTCAGCCTCTCGGACATCTCTCCAATAGCGGCATCTGATACAACCAGCCAGTACAAAAAATTTTTCTGTGGCGGAGAGGGTGGGATTCGAACCCACGTGCCCTGCTCTTCACAGGACAAGTCGATTTCGAGTCGACCCCGTTACGGCCACTTCGGTACCTCTCCCCTGCCTCGATCACATTTGGCTTCCCGACGGCGTTCCCGAAAGAACCTGCGCAGCAATTCAGCACTCTCCTCCGCCCGAATGCCATGAACGACTTCAATATAATGATTCAAAGAGGGGACCTTTGTCAAGTCTACAACACTTCCAGCAGCACCTGATTTGGGATCGAACGCGCCGAAGACTACCGCTTGAACACGCGCATGCAACATGGCCCCCAGACACATGGAACAGGGCTCCAGGGTCACATAGAGCAAAGTCCCCGGAAGCCTGTAATTCCCCAGCACTTTCGATGCCTGCCGCAATGCGAGGATTTCGGCATGAGCCGTGGGGTCATGCAAAGCCACAGGCGCATTGTGCGCACGGCCCAGAACTTCCCCCCCAGGTCCAACCAGAACCGCTCCCACGGGCACTTCCTCATGCGCATAGGCCTTATGCGCTTCCTCCAGCGCCAATCCCATATAATCATGGTGATTCTTCAGGGAATTCCACGCCGATGCCATTCTCTCCCTCACTAGGAGTTCCTGCAGATAGCACAATTCTTTACTTGCGAAAAGACTTTTTATTATGCGGGATCAAAAAATTATCCGAATCAGGATTGAATATTAAATTGCTAAGTTGTTTTTTTTAACTTATTTTTTTATACGAAAAAGAGAAAATCTCGACCATCGGAGATGTGAGAGTTTTTCTCATCGAGCGGCAGTGGCGATTTTAAAGCCACCCCTGATCCGGAAAACCGGATGCAACTTTCTCCGGGAGTGAATCTGCCAAGGAGATTTCAGCAGTCCCTTTTCGACGGCATTGGCATTCAGGAGGGCTTCTCATGAGCAATCCAGGAATGGTGAATGAAAGCGGTTTCAGAACCGTTGCAGGAATGAAGCTGGTGTATGAGCCGGAAAATCAGTGCGGCCAAATAGCGAGAAAGTACCCGTGCAAAGACTGCCACTCCTGCCAGTTTTGCAGCGAAGCTCGCTGTCATGCCTGCCGCGGCAATGGGAGAAATCACAAAGAGGTTTTATCGCGAAAATTGAGCATATGTGAGCAGATTCAACTTTTTGATGCGATCAATGCTCGGGAGAGACGGCAACAGGTAAGCATTTCCAATA
This region of Desulforhabdus amnigena genomic DNA includes:
- a CDS encoding transketolase C-terminal domain-containing protein; translated protein: MGKRIGVEVSIAAAEAVALANVDVIAAYPITPQTHIVEHLSELVADGHLDAEFIPVESEHSAMSCCIGSSAAGARTFTATSSQGYALMSEICYIASSMRLPIVMTVANRALSAPISIWNDHADLMMSRDTGWIQTIAENGQEVIDLTFHAFKVAEDHRVLLPVQVNLDGFTLSHMIEPMNMPDKAEVDAYLPPYKPVLRLDPSKPVTFGPVGMPDIYTEAKMAQDQALRNSKAVIIEAWKEFGDKFGRYYKPVETYKTEDAETIIISMGSISETAMTAVDHLRSQGKKVGLARIRLWRPFPGPELFDAVKGAKNLVVLDRAMNFSGGDSGIVAAEVKSILFDQNHHPNVRNFFVGLGGRDVTVQNFEEMVEKASTNGGKPVPYEIINVRE
- a CDS encoding 4Fe-4S binding protein, whose amino-acid sequence is MAKETGIMSWKELELGVAVTKPGSAGELRTGDWRSMRPVTDYDKCTKCGQCYIFCPDMVYKKNAEGYYEANLFYCKGCGICAKECPVSCITMVQEGD
- a CDS encoding pyruvate ferredoxin oxidoreductase subunit gamma, with the protein product MVEIRFHGRGGQGAVTSAELTALAAIGEGKFAQAFPSFGPERRGAPVMAFVRVSDTPIRTREKVYEPNIVIVLDPTILKIVNVEAGLKEGGIVILNTTKTAEEVRKETGIKARLALVDASKIAVETMRVPITNTTMLGALLKATGLISMDGLRGPIEHRFGPIAEKNIKACTRAFEETVVEG
- the recR gene encoding recombination mediator RecR, with product MSLNAYPPVLTQLIRRLSKLPGLGEKSATRIAMFLLQCPKEEAEAIAEGILQMRSQVHTCSRCFHFTDEELCSICRDPARDTGVICVVESTADLLAVEQSGAFKGRYHVLQGVLAPLDAIGPDDIRIKELLKRLDTENIKEIIIATNPSSEGEATAHYLVKLLKDRPLRISRIAYGIPMGGDLKYTDRITMERALKGRQEF
- a CDS encoding YbaB/EbfC family nucleoid-associated protein → MAKGFNPMQQVKALQDKMAKMQEELAAKTVEASAGGGMVTVVVNGRQEVVSLKIDPQVVDPQDVEMLEDLVVAAVNDGLRKSQEMAAGEMGKLAGGLNIPGLKIPGLF
- the dnaX gene encoding DNA polymerase III subunit gamma/tau, with product MSYLVIARKWRPQTFEEVIGQPHVTRTLQNAVRSNRIAHAYLFTGARGVGKTSVARILAKTLNCEAEKALAPCNVCSNCREITQGNAVDVLEIDGASNRGIDSIRELRETVRYRPAKSRYKIYIIDEVHMLTSEAFNALLKTLEEPPEHVLFIFATTEPHKIPSTILSRCQRFDFRRIPTQLLVSHLKDIAEQEHARLSDGVLYAVAREADGSMRDAQSLLEQLLAFSGDGLSDEEILDVLGVVDRRSVHRVGKAILDGNVRDCLDVVGELHRRGIDSRRFCQQLCDHFRNLLFLALEGGEMRSQLDLPGEEREYLAAEVAKTTPESLYLYFQMLLKGEEEIRRSTLPRITLEMLLLRLSQLPRLESLEKVLEKITLLEGRLSEEGRDTVRSTPGSVSVHSAPSPSALREPEEIFPPEFPAVARDIPEPPMVPEPPPGTARSGREVTAEEAAGRWLDFLQWLQTSDAILAAKLKDSHASPGNGATLELEVLEIFEDTFKDPKSRARLTRVALDFFGQEFQWVIHRKTSPEGETGEASSRKSSRPNFKRKVMEHPMVMQALEILGGELVDIRRLKAEKPEKSPEESKD
- the tadA gene encoding tRNA adenosine(34) deaminase TadA — protein: MASAWNSLKNHHDYMGLALEEAHKAYAHEEVPVGAVLVGPGGEVLGRAHNAPVALHDPTAHAEILALRQASKVLGNYRLPGTLLYVTLEPCSMCLGAMLHARVQAVVFGAFDPKSGAAGSVVDLTKVPSLNHYIEVVHGIRAEESAELLRRFFRERRREAKCDRGRGEVPKWP